Proteins co-encoded in one Arachis hypogaea cultivar Tifrunner chromosome 11, arahy.Tifrunner.gnm2.J5K5, whole genome shotgun sequence genomic window:
- the LOC112721499 gene encoding uncharacterized protein: MDEFRLEAYENTKIFKERAKRWHDQKILKKEFKPGQQVLLYNSRLKIFPGKLKSKWTGPYLVTKVFPYGSLELLDEATQSHFTANGHRAKPYLGGQWDKEKEVQYLN; this comes from the coding sequence ATGGATGAGTTTagactggaagcttatgagaatacTAAGATATTCAAGGagagagctaagaggtggcatgaccaGAAGATCTTAAAGAAagaattcaagccaggacagcaagtgcttcTGTACAACTCAAGGCTCAAGATCTTCCCTGGCAAGCTAAAGTCCAAATGGACAGGGCCGTATCTAGTAACAAAAGTCTTTCCCTATGGAAGTCTTGAGCTGCTAGATGAAGCTACACAGAGTCACTTCACAGCAAATGGGCATAGAGCAAAGCCTTATTTAGGAGGgcaatgggacaaggaaaaagaaGTTCAATATCTGAACTGA